The Episyrphus balteatus chromosome 3, idEpiBalt1.1, whole genome shotgun sequence genome segment AAAGCTTATATCCGTTATATGTATTCTACAAGCAAACACAATAGTATTATGAGAGATAAACGAAAGTCAAAAGATAGGTAAATGGCAGTCGTAAagattaacgagtatcgttCAAATAATACGATTATCGTAATACGTAATCGAATTTTAACGAGAACGAAGTATGTAGTTgcaacgataatcgttttataAAATATGACCCAGGCCACAGAGCTGTTTGTGAGGATTTACTTTGAGGTAAAAGTTTTCTTGATTCGACTATTTAACATCCCCGATGCCTTATTTCGTAAAACGATTGTCTTGGAAATGACTTCTTTATCGTTTCCTTAGAAGAAATACAAAAGGGGTCCCCTGCCGTGGGTCTTACCAGCAACCATTCAGTAAGCATACGATCCAAATAATTTACTGATAAGGTAAAATCTGTAGATCAGAAATTCAGGTCATTTATAAATGTATTGCACTACAGTTGCGGacatttttaaggaaaaacGTAACGAAAATTATAACATAGTAATAGATCTTTGACTTCAATAATCGactcaaaaatatgaaacatgaTTTCCCTAGCTATAGATCCATCTTTTGGGCTGCTAAATTGTATTGCGAAGCGTGTAGGAAGATTTAAAGATGATAATaacatgttttaaaaatactaaaatacctTTAATGTACATAAATTCCAATTTTAATTCTTCGATTATTGAatattcaaaaagtataaatttctTCCTACGTACTAGTATTACAAAGCGGTATATAAACTTGCTGTAAATACAATGTCTCTTTTAATAGCATTCGAAGCTTCTTCCATTTTGCTTTGCAATGCTGGATTACCAATTCGAATGGCTGCAGTCTTAACATCACGTAACGTTTCATCTAACTGCTGAATACATCTCACAATAATGCCTTCTTGTACTTCTGTTAATTCCATAATTTCTGCAAAAGGCTataatcaaaaatgaaaaaaaattattatatcaaCTTTGTATTAATTGATTGTAAGAAATTATTGTTACCTTATTTCTAGCCCATTCATAAACAACTTCAACTAAACCAAAATTCAAACGATTTTCAGTCTCCATAACAGCTTGATTTTTAAgttcttctttcaaaatgatATCATTGATTTCTTCGAATTCTTTAacgcactaaaaaaaaaatcataaattacaAACTGAAATGTTAAAAGTTTTGATTACAAACCTTTTTCAATCTTTCTGGAATAATTGGTTCTCCTTGAATCTTTGCCTGAAACACAAGTCCAGAGAGCAGTGCAGCAATCTCCGCAGGTTCCAAGTCATTGAACATGTTACATAGAATTAATTCAGTTATCAACAATTCATTCGAACCCATTTCACAAGCAACTTTTCCTTTCAAGGTcactgaataataaaaaaaataggtatcgATAAAATAGGAGAATATAAATAAGGGAGAATGACCTTACCTTCATCTAATTCATCAATATATCTTAGAGCTCTTAAAACTTTCAATTTATTACAATAGTCTGGATAAAGTGATAAGCTCTTAGTAGAATTCATAAATTTCAAATCTTCAATGCGTCTTTCTAGGATCTTCTTATCGTATACTGCACTAAATTCTTGTTCAAAACCAGCAATATTTGTATGTGGCAGAATTTCGCTCAATTTACTCCACAAGTGTTCAATTAAACGAATTTCAGCCATTTCACAACCAGCTGAAACATTAACTTCAGAAGTAAGATTTATAAACTTCACCGAATCTGGATTGGCGATGTAGTTGTTATTTAGTAATTGAAGTTCAGAAACTGCTTTTATTACAGATGTACTGGGTGGAGAATCTCTGAAACGTTCAATTTGACGTTGCTCCCAATTATGAATAATAGCATCGGGATCGACTTTCatatttgattttgttatttCAATAATATCACCGGCTTTGATGTCTAATATTGTATGACCTCCAATGCCATCGGGTTGGAAGAATCTGTTTTGTGGCGTGAGGGAGATTAACTTGTTGAATTTTTCTCCACGATTTAATGCTTCCTGGAATAAAAGTTATAGAATTAAATAATTAGTTAAATAAGAAATATATTATAAGGTTCATATGGGTCATTTAATTAAAGGCAACACTTTTATTTTAGCCATTAAttctaaataaaacttaaattattaAGTGAAAACGAAGTTTTAGAATCTTTTCAGGGAATGCACctataaaaatcaaattgctttacaaaaaaaaaaaaaatggaattaagtGAAAATTTTAAAGAGTCGGAAAAGTAACAACGAATttcggcttttttttttggtaattgtaAAGTTCATTGTAAACGTGAATATAGTGTTAATTTATACTTATGTACaagataaaatatattaattgcGACCAAAATTGGGAACGGAACTatcactgaaaaacgaaaaaataaacgTTTGTCACTTAAAAGGCTATGCCAGCCGAAGCATTCCAAGGCAGATTAAGATATGTGTAACTCTACTCTTCATAGTTATTCGAGAGATCCTGGAAAAATGCATGTAACTCACTgatcaacaaaattaaatgttttttagccaagaaccaaaatatacttttctgaaagttTTAGGGGCGATGaaatcgaatccgaagtcaaaaatactatattagtctcaatttttgaaatattatcgtTATAAAATGCgtcaaaataacgttttttgttaaaatttataacgataacatttcaaaaacggaggttAATAGAAAATTTTACTTCTTCAAATTCAACACCCCTAAAACtctcagaaaagtatattttggttctagTGGCAAAAATCTTGTAATCAAAACGCTAAAATCAGCAAAttataaagaatttaaaaaattgaaaatctttaaaaaacatattatttAGTTAAAAATTCCAGTATTtgactattttaaaaatttttcaagaagaagaagagtttACTAATAAAAAAATCTCTAAAGTTAGCTTACTTGAGAGTTGTCTTCAAATCAACAGTTGAAACTCaagttaaaaattagttttattcaCTAACATCTCTCCTAACTTCTAAGTTAAAAACCTAAAGTTGACCTACtttcagtttgaaaaatatccctgggatatttatgacaatttaaaaaatactgtCAGTTACAAAGCGTTATTATgaagtataatattttttaagacaTATTCCACATCAGAAATAAACACAAGAAAACTCGAAAGTTTCCATCATCTTCACTACCCGAAAAAGTTCATAAATCATTATCAATTTCCCGAAACATAATAAATTAACGGATAAAATGAAGTTCATATTATTCCTATTTTTCacgatttttaatgaaaacaaacttttgccacaaaaaaaaataagaaaatatacaaGAAAATTTCGAACTAAAATCTCAAGATTGCTCAGCAAGCTTCTGAATTTTAACggagttgaaaatatttaaagttgaaaaactctagatttgataatcGAAAGTTCAAAACGTTAAATTTtactgaataaaaacaaattcgtcaagttgaaacaaaaaattctcaagttgtTTTCAACTTCGAGTGAATAAAATCGCCCTAAATCGCTTACCGCAATCtgaataaagaaatttaaaaaaaatcaaaaaataattgaatttttctgGCTTATTTGAATACctagccttaaaaaaataaatgagaataaatcagaaacaatgccctaactccaaatatgcaaagagattacgagattatgggcacatttcatttttacttttggGATATCAGTTTAAAAGTTTACTGATATAAAGTAATTTCTAGAACAATTATagttttgaattgaatattgaaagttttctaaagattttttcttaatttttttgtaattgtacACAGGGTGTTCCGCGGTCACGAAAACGTTGAGTTCCTGAGATAATTCTAAgtccaaacatttttaaaataattttcttgttttcgattcattcttttttgttttttaaacttcaactgattgaaattttttttgttcaattcgaACAAATACTAATAACGATTTAAtcttgtctcaaaactttttccTATTCATCTAACGGTTTAcgcggagttttttttttatcatttttaatattttttttctacattttttacTTGGACTTtattttgctaaacaaaaattgCCTTAAATTTCAGATactgacattttttttccaaaatattactatttttcataatatttaaaatcTCTGCCAAATTGGATATATTCAATAATAATATaactattaatattaaaaaagcaaatgaaaaaataaaaccatagtttaaaaattcagaaacaTCAGTTTACTTACCCTTGATTCAAATACTTGATTATGATCAAGAACGAGAACTTTATAAACTGTCTCCTTTCCAACAACCGATTTGATTGATAATAAAATTCCCAATTTGTTGTAGTGTCGTCCTTGGGTGACCATCAGCACTCTGCCGACTTTTACCTCTTTCATTATTTTTGGTTGACTCATTagagatttcttaaaaaaaaatacaaaaatgaaaccgATTTGAATTCAACAACAAATCCCAACTCACCATTAAACTTGATTTTTGCTCTATATATTCCGAAGcaataacataaaattttacTAATGGCTTCAAGTGTTCACCTAATTCCGGCATCAATGCGAATTTATCCTCAGCCATTTTAAGTTGCTTAGCCTGAGCGGGAATCTGTTGTTTCATATTGAATTCTTTAAAACTAAACTGCATTATATCTTCCACTTTTATACTTTCGATTCTCAAACACGTCAGTATAACTGAATAACGCAACAAAAACTGTGATTCTAATTTCTCAGGTCGTCCCAAAATCATTGAACGTAAATCCATTACTGGCGGCACATCTTGTTTGCACAACAAAATCACAGTTCCATTCTCATCGTGGCCACGACGGCCAGCGCGACCAGCCATTTGAATGTATTCTCCTGGTCCAAGATTTCTCACTTCCATGCCATCGAATTTTCGATGAGAATCAAAGATTACAGTTCTTGCTGGCATGTTCACGCCCATAGCAAAGGTCTCTGTGGCAAACAGAAGTTTTACCAATCCAGATTGGAACAACAATTCGACAATCTCTTTGAGAATTGGCAATATGCCACTGTGATGGACACCAATTCCACGCTCTAAAGAGTCTTTAATTGTGAGAACTTGAGGAAGCATACGATCTGGGGGCTTCAATTTCATCAAACATTGCTGGAAGAATTTCTGTACAGCACCTTTTTCGCGTGCTGTATTTAAATCGCATGATTGCAGAGCCATTGCATTAGTGTCACAGCGCTTTCGCGACAAAGTGAATGCAACTACGGGcattttgttatttcttttcaaaaagtcaATCAACCCAACCCAGAGATTCTGATCTTGCTTAGCTCCGCCTTGTTTACCTCCTCCAGGTCCACCTTTTGGTTTACTACTAGTCGTTTCCTTCTTCTTCAAGACTGCTTTAGAATAACCATCCTCGAGTAAGTTGCCATTAGCATCGAcaattagaaaaatgtcattcTTACTTTTCCCACCCGAACCAGTGTAAAGATAATGCATTAGTGGAACTGGTCTTTTTAATGTACTAATCACATAGACCATTCTTTTTTTCGTGCTTCCAACCCAATTTGCTAGTTCCATTGTATTTGGAACAGTTGCCGATAACATTATTATACGCACATGATCAGGAAGGAGTATTATAACTTCTTCCCAAACATGTCCACGTTCTGGATTGTTTATGTAATGAACTTCATCAAGTATTACATATTCTAGATCTCGTGTTATATCACTGCCGCAGTATAACATGGATCTTAAGATTTCTGTAGTCATGATGAGGCATGTTGCTGTCGGTTCAATTTGCAAATCGCCTGTAATTAGTCCAACATCTGCGAAAGTTTCTTTAAAATCTCGGTATTTCTGATTTGATAGCGCTTTTATGGGAGATGTGTAAATGGTTCTAGTCATATTCCGTTGGGACAAGGCGATTGCATATTCAGCAACTACTGTTTTgcctaaaataagaaaatttagaTTCAAtgaatatgtacatatatgagTAGAAAATGGTAAGTATAATCATTGAATAAATAGAGAATTGACACCTAAAAAAAATCCGCTATAAACGGGGTATAGTGCTACAGTTGCTTTACAAGATTTTGTAATTCATATCGAAAATtccctgaaaaggactttttggttactgagtatctattatatatattaaagtttggttttgtgtacgttcgctaaccggccacaccggctgacttattttcttaattttttttaaatcaaagaggcataagaggagaaggtttaaggcaaaaataattttagattttatagggtaaataggggtaacacgacattgaaaaaagaggctattttctaaacggtaagtcgtaaagagttgacttttttttttaaatgatagacaaatttattcaatagttaaaaatggtattgaaaaaaatcaaaaaaattttaaacacaagttgtgaaggtttttttgcagtcatagaccatcgacaaaagactaattacaggtacgcaaaatattgcacagaaatttgagttgcaccattagaaagatattaaaaaaaattaggggtctcatacggatttttttcataggccctgtattttgaaatacaaatttttgaaaaacaactaatttttagggacatttttgagtagtcttttatttttttggaatttttaaaagtctgcaaaaaatctcaaacttataggaaatataggttttaatgaTGCGCATGCATAAATATTTTGCATatgccacttttgctaaaagtttaaaagtgaaatttttaaattcatttaatgaatttgatcctctttttcatttgaaaattaactaattacagagtcgaaaattagaaataaatacaagaaatggcggaacgaagtccgccgggtcagctagtccaaaactataataaaaatttatactttttatttgtataggtttttttttatgtttttttttaagtaatttaactaagtgcctgtaagacctaaggttTTTTAAATGCACACTGtacggcactagttagaaggatTAGAAATATAGGAAAGAATTTTCTGTTGGCACAGTGAATTGATTataagatgattattatctcatataatCCCACGGGTGGCGTCCAAGCTGGGggctaaataaaagaaaactgcCTAAGGTAGGGCTCGAACCCACACCTAAAGTTAAGGTTAGCAGTCAGGCACTACATCCACTGCACTATTGCCTCCCGTTATTCGtggttattttcaaaaatcggttGAGAGTcgactgagaaaaaaaaaggtctgtaggtatacaaaaacgAATTTGCCCCTACATTCAGATTTAAGATGTGTAGTGAAATTTGGAGTGAAATGTACATCCCCTATATTAAGGAGTTAAATAAAGTAATatgtaattcaaaaattttaattgccaCCTATTTCAAAAGTGGGAGCCGTTAGAGCCGCTTTAAAAAAAGTAGGGTTTCCATATTGATCCTAACGttggcacaaagccaaaaccacgaatctgcaaaattgtagtttttacTGTAGAAAcgacttcaaagttttggaaactcatgcaaactaatggaaactcgtgcaacaAATATTCATAGTCTAGGGTGGTAAGCAACAGATGGAAGATGGTGGTtgacgcagtgaatagagggacctataacaaattaaataacGCATTAGagtgaaaatgttcaaaaatgcagattcgcggttttgacTTTATGCCGACGATATGGCAGCTACAGTTTAACAAAATTCAACCAATAACCAAaaacgttgttttttttcaataatattgatttcaaaaaaaaaaaattgttttaaaattgttaggAAATTTGACAATGgtgcaattgttttttttttttttttacacaattaTCTAGGACAAGTAACATTTTCTTTGGTAAGTCTAGTTGCCGAAAATTTGTAGCGCTTGATCGGTTTAACTCCAATATACAGCGTGtcttaaaagtaatggttcaAACCAAATATGCTGATGAGCCAACATAAGGGATTTCagaatttgataaatttttcatttccaaaatttttttcgctcgtgatggaattttgttttttacaattttttttgctaaaggGGTTTCtagagcaacaaaaaaaaaataaaaatagtggATTACCTACCTTtaagcgagtaaaaaatttGGAAGTAATTTTAGAACAACTCACCCACTGCCACTCCCACTTTTTTCATTCATAAGTTTTTTTGGTAACGAATTTTAAGATTTCCATGAAATGTCGAGGATTTGTTCTTTTTAATTAGGCGAAGTTCTAagcgatttaaaaatttaagtaaatacAGCACCCATTTAGATAGAACAAAACAGAGACGGGGTtgctaaatattaaaaaaagaagagtGTTACAACATAACACTGAAATTTCTAATGAATGGAGATAGAACTTTTGAATAGCCTAGATATTGAGTTGTATTAGTCAGattggtaaaaaaatttaatatacatGTTCTTTCACTGTATTAATTCAAAGCTAGCAAAACATATTCGGAAAAGTTTCatagaaaattattgaaaaacaatattGCACGATCGAGTAGTGTGTTATTCCTGATTAACAATATTGCAAGACGGCGAGAGGAGAGCATTGCGAGAGTAAAATAGATATCCAGTTTTTGATGTTTGGCCAAATAATTTCCCTCTTTTCACACACATTCTTCTATTTCCTGTCGAAAataaacaattacaaaaaaaatctttacatTACCAAATGGCTGACGATTTCAATGACCAAGAAAAAATCTCGCttcgctctcgtctcgtcgtctcaCAATATTGTGGCATTATTGTAGCTCTATCCGGTTGCCATCTATGACTTAGGAATAATACAGAGAATGTTCTAAGGTACATATATTCAAAATGTAAGTAAAACTGGATTGTAAATTGgaaatttcgatttttgttaCTCGCTTAGCCTTAGAATGCCAAGAAAAAACTTGTCCGATTCGGGAAACAGCATACCTATAAAATTGCAAACTAAAATCCACTAGCAAAAATTTTGGTTTGCATtggatcttattttttttaagatatattaTATTACATTTAAATACACCAAGCAAAGCTCGATCACCCAGGTACTTTAACAATAAAAGGTTTATCTTACCAGCTGATGTATGAGCGGCAACAAAAACATCTTTCCCCTCCTCAAGCTTAAGAATGGCTTGCTTTTGGAAAACATCCAATTCAAATGGATACTCCAATGCTGGTTTgggaattttttctttaaaatctttAATTGGCTGAGAGATATCAACACTCTCAGCCCATTCAGTCTTGGCGTTTCGATTTGTCGTTACCGTCGATATATCTAAAACAGGACCAAAGTCAACTTCAAGAAGTTTATCATCATGAATCGAATGTTTGAATTCATTCGAATTTGATTCCCAATCTTTAGCTTTCTCTTCTTCTTTGGTCAACTTTAACCATTCTTGAACATCAGTTTCTTTTTCCAAATTACTCAAAAGATTGATATTATTACTCGTAGACTTGGTTGGCCTTGAACTTTCTTTGAATTCATAGCCCCGACTAAAGCCTGGAGGAATTGTCAACAATTCTATATCGAAATTGAAATCAtcacattttatttgtttgatttctttttgtgGTTCATCTAAGCCACCTGGCCAAAATGGAAAATTCATTGCGGAACCTCGGGTAACTTCTTCCAAGAGACCCGGTTCACGGCGCATTGACATTGAATTGTTGGCCATAGCACCAACTTGTTCTACTTCGGtttcaataaaatcaatgaCCTTTCCCGAGATGAAATCTCttttttgtacaagttttgttgTAGCCGGGCATCCCGGCAAATTGAATAGCCGAGATTCATCGAATTTTCTTGGAATAACACACGGCAAAGGATCGTGTATGGATATATTTGGACATAGTATATAATTTTGTAATTGTTTTATGTTTTGATTTtctatttctttcattttaatttaattaaaataaatgtattttttcataaaaattcaagaaatctGCTGCGAGTTTGtggtaaatttgtttttgtattttttttattttgatgttttgCTGGCTGACGTGTTCAGGTGAATAGAATCAAAACGTCAGAAAATAATTTgctgtcaaaaaaatattagatcTGTTTGGGTAtaattttttgtgcattttaatGAGTTCcatttattgtgaaaaaaaacggATATCCGTTCATTTTGCTTACAGAGGTTTGAATTCTCGTAGGAAGTTTAAATAAATGAGTATTTTAAATAGACAGACAGTAATAAACGCGTAtccaagttgtttttttttttaagttttttgtggaattggagtatgaaaatttactttttgaaaagaaatgtaAAAGGGATTAGCAAGCAAGGTCTTAAAACTTATGAAGTGCTCAGAAAAAAATGCCAGCTTAAATTTAGCGTGATATGTTTGCTAGGCTtgtagcctgttttcactacagcccaaattAGATAATTACTCAAATTATCTCTGTTCGAATGTCaaaattccatagaaaaaaaaattgaatttgaaatctgaactgaccttatttgcaaaattatatCATTTTGGCTCTAATAAAAACAGGCTATAAATCTCggaaaccaaaaactaaaaaatagctaaaaattatatgtttaagcctagtacgaTGCTAatgcaaaacgaaaaattttcaagtctccaaagtcgacaacgaaaatgattacgaaaaaatatcatcgagtattctgcaaagtcaaaataaaaaatgataaatgaattaaaagtaaaaaaaccgtcaacactgctcttgaagtcaagaaaaatgcacaggacagcaAAAAGTAagagtgacaaatgagtgaaaactctccaatttttcgctagagctgtgtactgaaaaacgaaaagcaaagcgaaatttttctttagcgaaattttgtgtggaaaatttcgtttcgcatcagt includes the following:
- the LOC129914684 gene encoding SKI2 subunit of superkiller complex protein, coding for MKEIENQNIKQLQNYILCPNISIHDPLPCVIPRKFDESRLFNLPGCPATTKLVQKRDFISGKVIDFIETEVEQVGAMANNSMSMRREPGLLEEVTRGSAMNFPFWPGGLDEPQKEIKQIKCDDFNFDIELLTIPPGFSRGYEFKESSRPTKSTSNNINLLSNLEKETDVQEWLKLTKEEEKAKDWESNSNEFKHSIHDDKLLEVDFGPVLDISTVTTNRNAKTEWAESVDISQPIKDFKEKIPKPALEYPFELDVFQKQAILKLEEGKDVFVAAHTSAGKTVVAEYAIALSQRNMTRTIYTSPIKALSNQKYRDFKETFADVGLITGDLQIEPTATCLIMTTEILRSMLYCGSDITRDLEYVILDEVHYINNPERGHVWEEVIILLPDHVRIIMLSATVPNTMELANWVGSTKKRMVYVISTLKRPVPLMHYLYTGSGGKSKNDIFLIVDANGNLLEDGYSKAVLKKKETTSSKPKGGPGGGKQGGAKQDQNLWVGLIDFLKRNNKMPVVAFTLSRKRCDTNAMALQSCDLNTAREKGAVQKFFQQCLMKLKPPDRMLPQVLTIKDSLERGIGVHHSGILPILKEIVELLFQSGLVKLLFATETFAMGVNMPARTVIFDSHRKFDGMEVRNLGPGEYIQMAGRAGRRGHDENGTVILLCKQDVPPVMDLRSMILGRPEKLESQFLLRYSVILTCLRIESIKVEDIMQFSFKEFNMKQQIPAQAKQLKMAEDKFALMPELGEHLKPLVKFYVIASEYIEQKSSLMKSLMSQPKIMKEVKVGRVLMVTQGRHYNKLGILLSIKSVVGKETVYKVLVLDHNQVFESREALNRGEKFNKLISLTPQNRFFQPDGIGGHTILDIKAGDIIEITKSNMKVDPDAIIHNWEQRQIERFRDSPPSTSVIKAVSELQLLNNNYIANPDSVKFINLTSEVNVSAGCEMAEIRLIEHLWSKLSEILPHTNIAGFEQEFSAVYDKKILERRIEDLKFMNSTKSLSLYPDYCNKLKVLRALRYIDELDEVTLKGKVACEMGSNELLITELILCNMFNDLEPAEIAALLSGLVFQAKIQGEPIIPERLKKCVKEFEEINDIILKEELKNQAVMETENRLNFGLVEVVYEWARNKPFAEIMELTEVQEGIIVRCIQQLDETLRDVKTAAIRIGNPALQSKMEEASNAIKRDIVFTASLYTAL